A region of Periophthalmus magnuspinnatus isolate fPerMag1 chromosome 13, fPerMag1.2.pri, whole genome shotgun sequence DNA encodes the following proteins:
- the LOC117380223 gene encoding interferon regulatory factor 2-binding protein 1-like, translated as MSSPSSSRRQWCYLCDLPKMPWTVVWDFSEVVCRGCVNYEGANQIEFLIANARQLKRTHGMQDGNVRSPGPSPNKHSTSGREAPVDTARTHNDRFERAGRGESVGSAARVPPNGLHRDGHPQELNRQSPSGSRRPMLGAAIPPSLVSQSIAGIPPGLLPAGLAARQAPISNPLIFPAPMLAEMSRRQLGIGMGIGPFISQELERELSSQGQSKSQTPIHSAVAGSGSSKATGLPLTASAMAGGVSQTSPKPASSPARQPRPLATRPGGEPLSSSASVEAANTAPALPHGGASELGSASGSSHTAGNTLSCTLCHERLEDTHFVQCPSVQGHRFCFPCTRVYIQSRRADGEVYCPSGERCPLDNTPNSPPWAFMQGEVTTILGSAGAGAASIPAAAPPPGPSPAPGAGPGASAGDVTVKKERET; from the exons ATGTCGTCTCCGTCCTCGTCCAGGCGCCAGTGGTGCTACCTGTGCGACCTGCCCAAGATGCCCTGGACTGTGGTGTGGGACTTCAGCGAGGTGGTGTGTCGAGGCTGCGTCAACTATGAGGGTGCCAATCAAATCGAGTTCCTGATAGCAAACGCTCGACAACTCAAACGGACACACGGCATGCAGGACGGTAACGTGAGGTCCCCGGGTCCCTCCccaaacaaacacagcacatCAGGGAGAGAAGCGCCCGTGGACACGGCCAGGACGCACAACGACCGCTTTGAGCGCGCAGGGAGAGGCGAGAGTGTGGGCTCCGCAGCCAGGGTACCTCCCAATGGCTTACACAGGGACGGACATCCACAGGAACTGAACCGCCAAAGCCCCAGCGGCAGCAGGAGGCCCATGCTCGGTGCTGCCATCCCTCCCAGTTTAGTGTCCCAGAGTATAGCTGGAATACCCCCCGGGCTGCTGCCGGCGGGTTTGGCTGCCAGACAAGCCCCTATAAGCAATCCATTGATCTTTCCCGCCCCTATGCTTGCTGAGATGAGCCGCAGACAGCTGGGCATCGGCATGGGCATAGGACCATTCATCTCCCAGGAGCTGGAGCGCGAGCTCAGCTCACAGGGCCAGTCCAAGTCTCAGACGCCCATTCATTCTGCAGTGGCAGGCAGTGGCAGCAGTAAAGCGACAGGTCTGCCTTTGACCGCCTCAGCCATGGCTGGGGGTGTGAGCCAGACCAGCCCCAAGCCTGCGTCCTCTCCTGCACGACAGCCCCGTCCCTTGGCCACTAGGCCTGGAGGAGAGCCCCTGAGTTCCAGTGCATCTGTAGAGGCGGCCAACACCGCTCCAGCCTTACCCCACGGAGGAGCCTCCGAGCTGGGCTCTGCGTCAGGCAGCAGCCACACTGCTGGAAACACACTGTCCTGCACCCTGTGCCACGAGCGGCTGGAAGACACACACTTTGTGCAGTGCCCCTCAGTGCAAGGACACAG GTTCTGCTTCCCCTGCACGCGCGTGTACATCCAGAGTCGCAGGGCAGACGGGGAGGTGTACTGCCCCAGTGGAGAGCGCTGTCCGCTGGATAACACTCCCAACAGTCCCCCCTGGGCGTTCATGCAGGGAGAGGTCACCACCATCCTGGGCTCGGCCGGTGCAGGGGCTGCCTCCATCCCTGCTGCTGCCCCGCCCCCAGGCCCTAGCCCTGCCCCCGGAGCAGGTCCCGGGGCCAGTGCTGGAGATGTCACTGTCAAGAAGGAGCGAGAGACGTGA
- the polr1g gene encoding CD3e molecule, epsilon associated protein, with protein sequence MFRDISSSSSSASSSSSSSDDEDNGPETHADSGHTESGKKFQCPAEFVSFSYKSCSSTVKADGSSELWLIKAPASFDAHSFSGLQLPLCGLQTLRVPPGEGVKHTYNILGSSHCSPELRLLTSPKNTSHPASLTSAFTGFISICESYGDHSANPALHMVPAIPPPSLPPGLKQRFQHSACRTIPRPADGESGRKRRREKRIKAEPEEECVRAKLDTLISIKSEVKHEPVDTQYVETERRSKKKKKKSKSDN encoded by the exons atgttcagagACATCTCATCTTcgtcctcctctgcttcctcttcttcctcctccagcGACGACGAGGATAATGGTCCAGAGACACACGCAGACTCCGGACACACAG AGAGCGGGAAGAAGTTCCAGTGCCCCGCCGAATTCGTGTCCTTCTCTTACAAATCATGCAGCTCCACTGTCAAGGCAGACGGCAGCTCTGAACTGTGGCTCATCAAAGCTCCCGCAAGCTTCGACGCACACAG TTTCAGTGGACTCCAGCTGCCCCTGTGTGGCCTGCAAACACTGAGGGTTCCACCTGGAGAGGGTGTGAAGCACACCTACAATATCCTTGGCTCCTCACACTGCAGCCCCGAGCTTCGCCTCCTCACTTCCCCCAAGAACACCTCTCACCCCGCCTCACTCACCTCCGCCTTCACTGGATTCATCAGCATATGCGAGAGCTATGGTGACCACAGTGCAAATCCGGCTCTCCACATGGTCCCTGCCATCCCGCCACCCTCTCTGCCCCCTGGACTGAAACAGCGCTTTCAACACTCCGCCTGCAGGACTATCCCTCGGCCAGCGGACGGTGAGTcaggcaggaagaggaggagagagaagaggatcaaagcagagccagaggaggagtgtGTGCGAGCCAAGCTGGACACGCTGATCAGTATAAAGAGTGAGGTCAAACATGAGCCTGTGGACACACAGTATGTAGAgactgagaggaggagcaagaagaagaagaagaagtctaAAAGTGACAACTAG